One Nocardioides dongkuii genomic window, GGCGTCCTCCGCGAGCCGGCCGTCGCCGGAGCTGCCGACGTACCGCAGCGCGGCGACGTCCCACTCGCTGTCGCCGCTGGTGTCGCGGTCGGGGTCGAGCTCGGCCATCGCCTCCCGCGGGTCGATCGAGTCCTCGGGCGAGGTGACCTGCGGCATCACGTCCTGGTGCGCCCAGCCCTCCTCGGCGACCTGGAAGCTCGCGGTCAGCGCGAAGATCGGGCGGCCGTGCTGGCGGCCGAGCACGCGGCGGGTGGCGAAGGAGCGGCCGTCGCGGAGGTTCTCGACGTCGTAGATGATCGGCGCGGCCGGGTCGCCGGGCTGCAGGAAGTAGGAGTGCAGCGAGTGGACGGCGTACGCCGGGTCGACCGTGCGGGTCGCCGCCACCAGGGCCTGGGCCGCCACCTGGCCGCCGTAGACGCGCGGGAGCAGGGAGGTCTCGGTCGCCCCCCGGAACAGGTCATCGTCGATCTTCTCGAGGTCCAGCAGCGCCACGAGGGCGTCGGCGTCGCGCGGCACTCAGGTCCCCTTGTCGTCGTCGGGGTTCTCGAGGCCGGCGAGGAACTGCTCGAACTGCTGGCCGAGCTCCTCGCCGCTGGGCAGCGGCTCGTCGGCGGCCAGCAGGCTCGCGCCGGACTCCTCCGCACGCTCGAAGGCGTCGTACTGCCGCTCCAGGGCGGCCACCACGTCGCCGAGCTCCTCGTTGGCCGAGAGGTAGCGGGCCACCTCGGCGTCCCGGTCCTCGGCGTCGGCGTTCAGCCCGGAGAGGTCGATGGTCAGCCGACCGGCGATCTCGACCTGCTCGAGCAGCGCCGCGGAGGCGCGCGGGAAGTCCAGCTGCGCGAGGTAGTGCGGGATGTGGGCGACGAAGCCCATCGCGGCGTGCCCCCACTCCCCCAGGCGTACCTCGAGCAGGGCCTGCGCGCTGCTGGGGATCCGCAGCTCGCCGCGCCACGGGCTCTCGCCGGTGATCAGCGAGGGGTCGTTGGCGTGCGAGGTCAGCGCGATCGGCCGGGTGTGCGGCACCGCCATCGGCACCGAGCCCATCGCGACCGTGCGGGTCACCCCGAAGCGCTCCACGACGTCCTTGACCGCCCGGCAGAACGCCTCCCACCGGTTGTCGGGCTCGGGCCCCTGGAGCAGGAGGTACGGCGTGCCGCCGCTGTCGTGCAGCAGCCGGACGACCAGCCGCGGCGCGTCGTACGCCTCGTAGTGGTCGCGCACGAACGACACGGCCGGCCGACGGGCGCGGTAGTCGTGGAACTGGTCGACGTCGAAGGTCGCCACCACCAAGCCGCCGTCGTCGAGGTCGGCGAGGTGCTGGGCCGCCCGCGCCGCGGCGTTGCCGGCGTCGAGGAACCCGTCGAGCACCAGCACCATCGTCAGGGCGTCGCGATCCGCGCCGGTGCGCTCGTCGAGGTCGGGGACCTCGTCGACGATGTGCACGAGCCTGGATTCCTGCGTCACGAGGGCAACCCTAGTGGGCAGGTCGGGGTGACCGCGCACACGTCCGGGAGCGGTCACCGCCGTTGTTACCGGCGGGTAATCTAAGCGCCGTCCCACCCTGCACCCGCTACCTCAGGAGAACCGTGCCCCGACAGCTGCGAGAGGTCGTCTTCGTCGACGGCGTGCGCACCCCCTTCGGCAAGGCGAACGGCCAGTACGCCGAGACCCGTGCCGACGACCTGGTCATCACCTGCATCCGCGAGCTGATGCGCCGCAACCCCTCGCTCCCGCCGGAGCGCGTCGACGAGGTGGCGGTCGCCGCCACCACCCAGATCGGCGACCAGGGACTCACGATCGGCCGCACGGCCGCGCTCCTCGCAGGCCTGCCGCAGAGCGTCCCGGGCTTCGCGATCGACCGGATGTGCGCCGGCGCGATGACCGCGGTGACCACCACCGCGTCCGGGATCGCGTTCGGCTCCTACGACGTCGTGATCGCCGGCGGCGTCGAGCACATGGGCCGCCACCCGATGGGCGAGGGCGTCGACCCGAACCCGCGGATCCTCTCCGAGCGGATCGTCGACCCCGACGCGCTCGTGATGGGCAAGACGGCCGAGAACCTGCACGACCGCTACCCCACGATCACCAAGGAGCGCGTGGACGCCTACGCCGTGCGCTCGCAGCAGAAGACCGCCGCGGCGTACGACGCCGGCGCGCTGCAGCGCGACCTGGTTCCGGTCGCGACCCGCTCCCGGGAGCTCGGCTGGGGCCTGGCCACCACCGACGAGCCGATGCGGCCCGGCACCACGATGGAGTCGCTCGCGGCGCTGCGGACGCCGTTCCGCGCCCACGGCAAGGTGACCGCGGGCAACGCCGCCGGCATCAACGACGGCGCGACCGCCGCCCTGCTCGCCGACGAGGAGACCGCGCGCGAGCTCGGTCTCCCGGTGCGGATGCGCCTGGTGTCCTACTCCTACGTGGGCGTCGAGCCCGAGGTGATGGGCGCCGGGCCGATCCCGTCGACCGAGAAGGCCCTGGCGCAGGCCGGCCTGACGATCGACGACATCGAGGCCTTCGAGGTCAACGAGGCGTTCGCCGTGCAGGTGCTCGCCTTCCTCGAGCACTTCGGCATCGACGACGAGGACCCGCGCGTCAACCCCTACGGCGGCGCGATCGCGACGGGCCACCCGCTGGCCTCCTCCGGCGTGCGGCTGATGACCCAGCTGGCGCGCCGGTTCGAGGAGCGCCCCGAGGTCCGCTACGGGCTGACCACCATGTGCATCGGCATCGGCATGGGCGGCACCGTCATCTGGGAGAACCCGCACTGGACTGGAGAGGCTGCCTGATGAGCGACCTGACGACCCTGCTGACCCGCGCCCAGGAGATCTCCTCCGACGCCGAGCGCGTCACCGACGCCAAGCTCCGGAAGGTCACGCTGCCCTCCGTGGACGGGCGCAGCGCCGGCGTGATGGGGCTGATCACCCTCGACAACGGCGAGGACCACACCAAGCCCAACACCTTCGGGCCGCGCGGCCTGCTCGCGCTGAACGCCGCGATCGACGCCGCCCTCGCCGACGCCGAGATCACCTCGATCGGCGTCACCGGCAAGCCGTTCATCCTCGCGGCCGGCGCCGACCTCACCTCGATCTCGGGGGGCGGCGCGGACGCCGTCCGGGTGGTCGCCGAGCTCGGGCACGCGGTCTTCCGCAAGCTCCAGGACGGGGCCGCCGGGCGGGCCAAGCCGTCGTTCGGCTTCGTCAACGGCCTCGCCCTCGGCGGCGGCCTCGAGGTCGCGCTGCACTGCCACCACCGCACGGTGATGGACAGCGCGGCGGCGCTCGGGCTGCCCGAGGTGATGCTCGGCCTGGTCCCCGGCTGGGGCGGCGCGTTCCTGGTGCCGAACCTGGTCGGCGCGGACCGCGCGGTCACCCTGATCGTCGAGAACCCGCTCAACAACGGGAAGACCCTCGGCGGCCGCGCGGCGTACGAGCTCGGGCTCGCCGACGCCTGCTTCTCCGGCGCCGACTTCCTCGAGCAGTCGCTGCTCTGGGCGGCCCGGGTGCTGACCGGCGAGGTCGTCGTGGAGCGGCCCGAGGTCGACCGCGGCGACGCGTGGGCGGCTGCGGTGGCCCGCGGCCGCCAGGTCGTGGCGGCGCGCACCGGTGGCGCCAGCCCGGCCGCCGCCCTCGCCGTCGACCTGATCGAGGCCGCGCGCACCGCGACCCGCGAGGAGGGCTTCGCCGCCGAGGACGACGCGCTCGAGGCGCTCTCCCGCACCCCCGAGATGATCGCGTCGCTCTACGCCTTCGACCTGGTGCAGAAGCGGGCCAAGCGGCCCGCCGGCGCCCCCGACCGGTCGCTGGCACGCCCGGTCACCAAGGTCGGCATCGTGGGCGCCGGCCTGATGGCCAGCCAGCTCGCGCTGCTCTTCGCGCGCCGCCTCGAGGTGCCGGTCGTGCTGACCGACCTCGACCAGGAGCGCGTCGACAAGGGCGTGGGCTACGTCCACGCCGAGGTCGACAAGCTGCTCGCCAAGGGCCGGGTCGGGCAGGACAAGGCCAACCGGCTCCGGGCGCTCGTCACCGGCGCCGTCGACAAGGCGGAGGTCTTCGCGGACGCCGACTTCGTCATCGAGGCGGTCTTCGAGGAGATGGCGGTCAAGAAGTCGGTCTTCGCCGACGTCGAGAAGGTCGTCTCCGCCGAGTGCGTGCTGGCCACCAACACCTCCTCGCTCTCCATCACCGAGATGGCGGCCGACCTCGAGCACCCCGAGCGGGTCGTCGGCTTCCACTTCTTCAACCCCGTCGCGGTGATGCCGCTGCTCGAGGTCGTCAAGGGCGGGGCCACCTCCGACGTGGCGCTGGCGACCGCGTTCGCCACCGGCAAGGCACTGAAGAAGACCACGATCCTGGTCAACGACAGCCCGTCGTTCATCGTCAACCGGCTCCTGGGCCGGTTCATGAGCGAGGTCAGCCGGATCGTCGACGCCGGGACGCCGATCACGACCGTGGACGGGTCCTTCGCCGGCGTGGCGCCGATGCCGCCGTTCACGCTGATCGCGCTGGTCGGGCCGGCGATCGCGCTGCACAACACCGAGACGCTGGCGGCGGCGTTCCCCGACCGCTTCTACGTCTCGCCCGCGCTGCAGCGGGTCGTGGCGGCGCGGAAGCCGGCGTACTTCGGTCCGGACGGGCAGCTCGACCCCGAGGTCGAGGCGCTGCTCGAGACGCCGGCCGAGCCGGTCGTGCTCGAGCCCGCCGAGGTCCGCACCACGGTGCTGACCGGGCTGGCCGAGGAGGTGCGGCTGATGCTCGAGGAGGGCGTCGTCGCGGCTGCCGAGGACCTGGACCTGGCGATGATCACCGGCGCCGGGTTCGCGTTCTGGAACGGCGGGCTGACCATGCTGCTCGAGCGCGAGGGGCTGGGCAGCTTCCACTGACCGATGGCCTCCTGGCGGTCCGGCGTCCGGATGGCGGGGAAGACGTGTCCTTGACCACCGTTTGCCGGACCGTCGGGCGGGGCAAGGTAGGACGTCAATCCAACCTGCTGATCGGAGCACTCGTGAACACCCGCACCATTGCCGTCGCCGCCCTGGTCATCGCCGTGATCCTGCTGCTGGTCCTGCTCCTCTGAGATCCCCGGCGGTGCGAGTCCGCTGAGCCCGGCGGCGCCTGATCAGGCGCCGCCGAGGCCGGCCTCGCAGGCTCGGATGATCGCCCCGCCGACCCGCCGTCACGCCCTAGGCTCACCGCCATGGTCGAGCTGGACGTCTCCGTCGGTGCACGGTCAGTCATGGT contains:
- a CDS encoding acyl-CoA thioesterase, with amino-acid sequence MPRDADALVALLDLEKIDDDLFRGATETSLLPRVYGGQVAAQALVAATRTVDPAYAVHSLHSYFLQPGDPAAPIIYDVENLRDGRSFATRRVLGRQHGRPIFALTASFQVAEEGWAHQDVMPQVTSPEDSIDPREAMAELDPDRDTSGDSEWDVAALRYVGSSGDGRLAEDAEHPAVQRCWLKVSSALPDDPLLHAAAFTYLSDMFLIGAALVPHGARVGDGSTLVASLDHTIWFHRPFRADEWWLYDQTSPFAGGGRGLVTAGVFTQDGTLVATVAQEALLRKFDPSRVRR
- a CDS encoding PAC2 family protein, with the translated sequence MTQESRLVHIVDEVPDLDERTGADRDALTMVLVLDGFLDAGNAAARAAQHLADLDDGGLVVATFDVDQFHDYRARRPAVSFVRDHYEAYDAPRLVVRLLHDSGGTPYLLLQGPEPDNRWEAFCRAVKDVVERFGVTRTVAMGSVPMAVPHTRPIALTSHANDPSLITGESPWRGELRIPSSAQALLEVRLGEWGHAAMGFVAHIPHYLAQLDFPRASAALLEQVEIAGRLTIDLSGLNADAEDRDAEVARYLSANEELGDVVAALERQYDAFERAEESGASLLAADEPLPSGEELGQQFEQFLAGLENPDDDKGT
- a CDS encoding thiolase family protein — encoded protein: MPRQLREVVFVDGVRTPFGKANGQYAETRADDLVITCIRELMRRNPSLPPERVDEVAVAATTQIGDQGLTIGRTAALLAGLPQSVPGFAIDRMCAGAMTAVTTTASGIAFGSYDVVIAGGVEHMGRHPMGEGVDPNPRILSERIVDPDALVMGKTAENLHDRYPTITKERVDAYAVRSQQKTAAAYDAGALQRDLVPVATRSRELGWGLATTDEPMRPGTTMESLAALRTPFRAHGKVTAGNAAGINDGATAALLADEETARELGLPVRMRLVSYSYVGVEPEVMGAGPIPSTEKALAQAGLTIDDIEAFEVNEAFAVQVLAFLEHFGIDDEDPRVNPYGGAIATGHPLASSGVRLMTQLARRFEERPEVRYGLTTMCIGIGMGGTVIWENPHWTGEAA
- a CDS encoding 3-hydroxyacyl-CoA dehydrogenase NAD-binding domain-containing protein; translation: MSDLTTLLTRAQEISSDAERVTDAKLRKVTLPSVDGRSAGVMGLITLDNGEDHTKPNTFGPRGLLALNAAIDAALADAEITSIGVTGKPFILAAGADLTSISGGGADAVRVVAELGHAVFRKLQDGAAGRAKPSFGFVNGLALGGGLEVALHCHHRTVMDSAAALGLPEVMLGLVPGWGGAFLVPNLVGADRAVTLIVENPLNNGKTLGGRAAYELGLADACFSGADFLEQSLLWAARVLTGEVVVERPEVDRGDAWAAAVARGRQVVAARTGGASPAAALAVDLIEAARTATREEGFAAEDDALEALSRTPEMIASLYAFDLVQKRAKRPAGAPDRSLARPVTKVGIVGAGLMASQLALLFARRLEVPVVLTDLDQERVDKGVGYVHAEVDKLLAKGRVGQDKANRLRALVTGAVDKAEVFADADFVIEAVFEEMAVKKSVFADVEKVVSAECVLATNTSSLSITEMAADLEHPERVVGFHFFNPVAVMPLLEVVKGGATSDVALATAFATGKALKKTTILVNDSPSFIVNRLLGRFMSEVSRIVDAGTPITTVDGSFAGVAPMPPFTLIALVGPAIALHNTETLAAAFPDRFYVSPALQRVVAARKPAYFGPDGQLDPEVEALLETPAEPVVLEPAEVRTTVLTGLAEEVRLMLEEGVVAAAEDLDLAMITGAGFAFWNGGLTMLLEREGLGSFH